Within Sphingomonas piscis, the genomic segment ATCTGGGCGGGGGCGTCGCTTATCGCGTCGCCTCGGATGATCTGGATCAGGTCCGCGCTCGCCTGGCCGCCGATTTCCAAGGATTGCTGACGGCACAGGATGCGCAAGGCTGGCGGCCGCACGTCACCATCCAGAACAAGGTAGCACCGAAGGCGGCCCGCGAACTGCTCGCAAGTCTCGAATCAGGGTTTCAGCCCAGACCGCTCTTGATCCATGGCCTTGGCCTGCACCGTTATCTCGGCGGCCCGTGGGAGACGCTGCAGGTTTATCCGTTCCGCGGGCGTTAGCCGATGTCGCCGACACCCTGGCAGCTGAGATCGAAGGCGGCGAGTCCCGCCTCCATCACCGAGGCAAGCATCGGCATGTCGAGCAATTCGTCGATCGCGCCGTCGACGCTATCGGAAACCTCGGACTGTGCTTCGTCATAGGCCTCGTCCCAGTCGGCGGCATCATAGGTGCCCTGACCGACCCAGCAGAAAGCCAGAACTTCGGCCAGCTGGTCCTCGCCAAGGTCCTCAAAAGCCGCTTGAAGTTCTTCCTCGACGCTATCGTTGATCGTGTCGTCGAGGACGGAGAGAGTGCCTTCCTCTTCATCATCGACATTGTCGGCTGCCTCGCCGCCATCGTAATCCGTCGGGGTCTGCGCTTCATATTCGCGCGCCCGAACAATGATGCGGCAAAGTGTGTCGAGGGGGGTCAACGGGTCCATTCAAGTGCCTCCAATTGCTCGCTTGAACGAGGGCAGGGGGCAGCGGTTCCTTCGCGTTGACCGGCAGGGAAGCCGGACCTATATGCCCGCGAGTTCGCGCCGTTCAGGCGTGCACGCCCCTGTGGGGCGGAGTAGCTCAGCTGGTTAGAGCAGCGGAATCATAATCCGCGTGTCGGGGGTTCAAGTCCCTCCTCCGCTACCACCGAGGCGCCGAGCGCAGCCGAATGAGCGCGCAGCAATCTGAGGCAGCGCGAAGAGACGCCGCAGGTCGCCGGCGACCGAGCAGAGCTCGCGTCAGCCGACGTCACGGCTTTACTCCCGTGACTGCCTCCCCCGATTCTCTCACCTCACCACCATGCAGCAGCCGCCAACCTTCCGGCAGAAAATCCGTCGACATGAAGTAGTAGAAGTTGCACCGGCTGCCGGTGTTGCTGCCGCCCTTGGTGATGCCCACGGCAGTGCCGCCAATGAACACCGGACCGCCGCTGTCGCCCGACCGGCAAACCGGCCCGCTGACAGT encodes:
- a CDS encoding 2'-5' RNA ligase family protein, producing MSGALIVTAVLGDADQHWLNDLRQRHFPPERNHLAAHLTMFHALPPSAEREVRHRLGELAKEPPPQVLISGLINLGGGVAYRVASDDLDQVRARLAADFQGLLTAQDAQGWRPHVTIQNKVAPKAARELLASLESGFQPRPLLIHGLGLHRYLGGPWETLQVYPFRGR
- a CDS encoding DUF3775 domain-containing protein; translation: MDPLTPLDTLCRIIVRAREYEAQTPTDYDGGEAADNVDDEEEGTLSVLDDTINDSVEEELQAAFEDLGEDQLAEVLAFCWVGQGTYDAADWDEAYDEAQSEVSDSVDGAIDELLDMPMLASVMEAGLAAFDLSCQGVGDIG